The Porites lutea chromosome 4, jaPorLute2.1, whole genome shotgun sequence genome contains a region encoding:
- the LOC140935086 gene encoding uncharacterized protein, with product MQTMFAKSKLLRMFAQETFGEEKYYPVFHGEMKTTKPFALVVKRPRCIWKRPFARTEFVILDGLEKYVKSEEVQKFLEEVKTKVTREDLTELKNTSGQSGHSRRERHLDVGEAVKGKVVSIDDLGYLELGKVSQEYITDPDLRDILVQTALDYNKVNSFEDSKLLLITSVVYSEKLEVHGFVEEQTQADFSAQVNLPMPPKKPTRMGLGFKNVFIPPAMATRSWPGPILIKCCRVEYNREKGLLEIPKGEYIGKSGPIPRGGMDEDDDEEWDDVVTNLDSDETDLPEYFTPDDVEKLEIIKRKVLMTEATREQRKARVSKYRRWFEEALLKKNQKDQKVLLTDEPLTEEDCKFLSSIPVSATLGQSILDLSTLTKDIIQGYGIVLKTLENLPDEDWTELEKTFTGSTR from the exons ATGTTTGCAAAATCAAAACTACTGCGCATGTTTGCCCAGGAAACATTTGGTGAAGAAAAGTATTACCCAGTCTTTCACGGTGAAATGAAAACCACAAAACCATTCGCTCTGGTCGTAAAACGACCTCGGTGCATTTGGAAACGGCCTTTTGCTAGAACAGAATTTGTAATCCTTGATGGGTTAGAGAAATATGTGAAGAGCGAAGAAGTACAGAAATTCCTTGAAGAAGTTAAAACTAAAGTGACTCGAGAGGATTTGACGGAACTAAAGAATACTTCTGGTCAGTCAGGACACAG CCGTCGAGAACGTCATTTAGATGTAGGGGAGGCGGTAAAGGGAAAAGTCGTATCCATTGATGATCTGGGCTACCTAGAGCTTGGTAAAGTTAGCCAGGAGTACATTACCGATCCAGATCTCCGTGATATATTGGTCCAAACAGCACTCGATTATAATAAAGTGAACTCTTTTGAAGACTCCAAACTACTTCTCATAACATCAGTTGTCTACAGTGAAAAATTGGAAGTACATGGCTTTGTAGAAGAACAG ACTCAGGCAGATTTTAGCGCGCAAGTGAATCTTCCAATGCCACCAAAAAAGCCGACAAGGATGGGGCTTGGCTTCAAGAACGTGTTTATCCCTCCTGCAATGGCAACCAGGTCTTGGCCGGGTCCTATTCTCATCAAATGTTGCCGCGTGGAGTACAACAGAGAAAAAGGATTACTGGAAATACCGAAAGGAGAGTATATAGGCAAATCTGGCCCAATACCGAGAGGTGGGATGGACGAAGATGATGACGAGGAATGGGACGATGTTGTCACCAATCTGGACTCAGACGAAACGGATCTGCCAG AGTATTTCACACCTGATGATGTCGAAAAACTGGAAATTATAAAGAGGAAAGTTTTGATGACTGAAGCCACCAGAGAGCAGCGTAAAGCGCGTGTTAGCAAGTATCGGAGATGG TTTGAAGAGGCTCTGTTGAAAAAGAATCAAAAGGACCAAAAAGTATTACTAACTGACGAGCCACTAACGGAGGAAGACTGTAAATTCCTGAGCAGTATTCCTGTTTCTGCCACTTTAGGCCAGAGCATACTGGATCTTTCAACTCTAACGAAAGATATCATTCAGGGATATGGAATAGTCTTGAAGACACTTGAGA ATTTACCCGACGAGGACTGGACTGAACTCGAGAAGACTTTCACTGGAAGCACCCGATAA